Proteins found in one Geothermobacter hydrogeniphilus genomic segment:
- a CDS encoding ubiquinone/menaquinone biosynthesis methyltransferase produces the protein MSRFDLDSRDWLDTPERKRDYNRRHFAAAAASYDRATVAMSLGRDRAWKRLLIDSLPDHPAPRCLDLACGTGDICDLLARRYPQGEIVGLDLTPEMLDLARQRPHAGNISFIEGDMAATGFEDASFDLITGSYALRNAPRLDQALTEIRRLLKPGGSACFLDFARAESALGRRLQYLLLRSWCGLWGRILSGSWQVHGYIAESLARYPEPDRLQTMLDEAGLQPVSRQSLFGGMMNLLRLQKPSE, from the coding sequence ATGAGCCGCTTCGATCTCGACAGCCGCGACTGGCTCGACACCCCGGAACGCAAACGGGACTACAACCGCAGACATTTCGCCGCCGCCGCCGCCAGCTATGACCGCGCCACCGTCGCCATGAGCCTCGGCCGCGACCGGGCCTGGAAGCGGTTGCTGATCGACAGCCTGCCCGACCACCCGGCACCGCGCTGTCTCGATCTGGCCTGCGGCACCGGCGACATCTGCGACCTGCTAGCCCGCCGCTACCCGCAGGGCGAGATTGTCGGGCTCGACCTGACCCCGGAAATGCTCGACCTGGCACGACAGCGGCCGCATGCCGGCAACATCAGCTTTATCGAAGGGGACATGGCGGCAACCGGCTTCGAAGATGCGAGTTTCGACCTGATTACCGGCAGCTACGCCCTGCGCAACGCGCCGCGCCTCGATCAGGCGCTGACGGAAATCAGGCGCCTGTTGAAACCGGGCGGCAGTGCCTGCTTCCTTGACTTCGCCCGTGCCGAATCGGCCCTCGGCCGCCGGCTGCAGTACCTGCTGCTGCGCTCCTGGTGCGGGCTCTGGGGTCGCATCCTGTCCGGCAGCTGGCAGGTGCACGGCTACATCGCCGAAAGCCTGGCCCGCTACCCGGAACCGGACCGCCTGCAGACGATGCTCGACGAGGCGGGGCTGCAGCCGGTCAGCCGACAGAGCCTGTTCGGGGGGATGATGAACCTGTTGCGCCTGCAGAAACCCTCAGAATGA
- a CDS encoding efflux RND transporter permease subunit: protein MNSGRLVRCYYLLLGRARLPLLALLVLLTGLLALPASRVGIEQDNASMVAAEPVQQAGYRHFKELFGRDDLLLLGLQSDDLLSPTGLARLDRLTRDIEQLPGIERVFSLSNARTAIPGPFGAQPATLLPDLAAEDFSTRLDERLRQNRELGSRLLSPDRTTAAILAVPKQTDGNRLQDLVSALRRIGDELPPGNRLYLTGIPVQKADVARAIQRDQRVMIPLSVLVLGLLLLLLFRRPLGVLLPLAVMGISLTWTIGLYSLAGLQLNTVTALLPPVIMVLAVATCIHLLHGWLELAGERGEVRTLLAHRMATLFTPCLLTALTTAIGLFSLTVCDVPAVRNFGLYAGLGTLLSFILATTLVPIILSWRPLPPRHAARPPRLLRRGLRRATRLVLWQPAGVLLAAGLLSALALPGLWQIRNNTDLVRFFRPTAPLYTDTLALDRSLGGVETIEMMLTRKDGKAFDADQLQRLAAWQRELQRHPEITGSFGLPDLLGVLWRAEHPESAASLPTDNAQLLDLFDLLSGIGDRQLVRRLVSADLRHTRLSIQLHLLGSAAASRLAEELLAEGRSWLGEGISLEATGSFLLMSGDSNRLVRSLLMSFGLSLVLILAALYAAFHSWRLLLVALAPNLIPLLWTGGLMGWFDIDLNTGTAMIAAVTIGLVVDDTIHFLHRYRREQHGYAKPALVRTTLGVGPALVISTLVLALGFWVGIFGSFLPTSWFSLLTGATLVGALLCDLLVLPAGLLLLERLRRRKHAAVMLLCLLLLCALPAWAADALPQQLQQNDADLPVRSVLLPAAPPHVGSLKLLKRGTAVVLQTDLETTLLRRVLAAISRSEQQRWPAGKPGHDAMLAYLDMLSAAAAAAEQRVVDIPAGEDRRRRLQIEFIAAPPDYRLAFFLPDGRGQRTLQASRTIGAEFCLAEMRAILGEQLKLDSEGVDRILGPLLQQHTKEQP, encoded by the coding sequence ATGAACAGCGGCAGACTGGTCCGCTGCTACTACCTGCTGCTCGGCCGGGCGCGCCTGCCGCTGCTGGCGTTACTGGTGCTGCTGACGGGGCTGCTGGCACTGCCGGCCTCACGGGTCGGCATCGAGCAGGACAACGCGTCGATGGTGGCGGCGGAACCCGTGCAGCAAGCCGGCTATCGCCATTTCAAAGAGCTCTTCGGTCGGGATGACCTGCTGCTGCTCGGCCTGCAGAGCGACGACCTGCTCAGTCCGACCGGCCTGGCACGCCTCGACCGTCTGACCCGCGACATCGAACAGCTGCCCGGTATCGAACGGGTTTTCAGTCTCAGCAATGCCAGGACGGCCATCCCCGGCCCCTTCGGCGCCCAACCGGCGACACTGCTTCCCGATCTCGCGGCGGAGGATTTCAGCACCCGACTGGATGAACGGCTGCGGCAGAACCGGGAACTGGGCAGCCGTCTCCTGTCCCCTGACCGCACCACGGCCGCGATCCTGGCGGTGCCGAAGCAGACGGACGGCAACAGACTGCAGGATCTGGTCAGCGCCCTGCGGCGCATCGGAGATGAACTGCCGCCCGGCAACCGGCTTTACCTGACCGGAATACCGGTACAGAAAGCGGACGTCGCCCGCGCCATCCAACGCGACCAGCGGGTGATGATTCCGCTCTCGGTCCTGGTCCTGGGGCTGTTGTTGCTGCTGCTCTTCCGGCGGCCGCTCGGCGTACTGCTGCCGCTGGCGGTGATGGGCATCAGCCTGACCTGGACCATCGGCCTCTACAGCCTCGCCGGGCTGCAGCTCAATACCGTAACCGCCCTGCTGCCCCCGGTGATCATGGTGCTGGCAGTGGCGACCTGCATCCACCTGCTGCACGGCTGGCTGGAACTGGCCGGAGAACGGGGCGAGGTCCGCACCCTGCTCGCCCACCGCATGGCCACTCTCTTCACCCCCTGCCTGCTGACCGCCCTGACCACGGCCATCGGTCTCTTCTCCCTCACCGTCTGCGACGTCCCCGCGGTACGGAATTTCGGTCTCTACGCCGGGCTCGGCACCCTGCTGTCCTTTATCCTGGCCACCACCCTGGTGCCGATCATTCTCAGCTGGCGGCCGTTGCCGCCGCGCCATGCCGCCCGCCCGCCGCGGCTGCTGCGGCGGGGGCTGCGCCGCGCCACCCGGCTGGTACTGTGGCAACCGGCCGGCGTGCTGCTGGCCGCCGGACTGCTCAGCGCCCTGGCCCTGCCGGGGCTCTGGCAGATCCGCAACAACACCGACCTGGTGCGGTTCTTTCGCCCCACGGCACCGTTGTACACTGACACCCTGGCGCTTGACCGCAGCCTCGGCGGCGTGGAAACCATCGAAATGATGCTGACCCGAAAGGACGGCAAAGCCTTCGATGCCGACCAGTTGCAGCGCCTGGCCGCCTGGCAGCGGGAACTCCAACGCCACCCGGAAATCACCGGCAGCTTCGGCCTGCCCGACCTGCTCGGCGTTCTCTGGCGGGCCGAACATCCCGAGAGTGCCGCCTCCCTGCCGACCGACAACGCGCAACTGCTCGACCTGTTTGATCTGCTGTCCGGCATCGGCGACCGGCAGCTGGTCCGCCGCCTGGTCAGCGCCGATCTGCGCCACACCCGCCTGAGCATCCAGCTGCACCTGCTCGGCAGCGCCGCGGCGAGCCGCCTGGCAGAGGAACTGCTTGCCGAAGGACGATCATGGCTCGGCGAGGGGATTTCCCTGGAGGCCACCGGCAGCTTCCTGCTGATGAGCGGCGACTCCAACCGCCTGGTACGCAGCCTGCTGATGAGCTTCGGCCTTTCCCTGGTGCTGATCCTGGCCGCGCTCTATGCCGCCTTCCACAGCTGGCGACTGCTGCTGGTCGCCCTGGCGCCGAACCTGATCCCGCTGCTCTGGACCGGCGGACTGATGGGCTGGTTCGACATCGATCTGAACACCGGCACCGCCATGATCGCCGCCGTCACCATCGGCCTGGTGGTCGACGACACCATTCACTTCCTGCATCGCTACCGACGCGAACAGCACGGCTACGCGAAGCCCGCCCTGGTGCGCACCACCCTCGGCGTCGGCCCGGCGCTGGTGATCTCGACCCTGGTGCTGGCCCTCGGCTTCTGGGTCGGTATCTTCGGCAGCTTTCTGCCGACCAGCTGGTTTTCGCTGCTGACCGGAGCCACCCTGGTCGGCGCCCTGCTCTGCGACCTGCTGGTGCTGCCGGCCGGGCTGCTGTTGCTGGAGCGGCTGCGTCGCCGGAAACACGCCGCGGTCATGCTGCTGTGCCTGCTGTTGCTCTGCGCCCTCCCGGCATGGGCGGCCGACGCCCTGCCGCAGCAGCTGCAGCAAAATGACGCCGATCTGCCGGTACGCAGTGTCCTGCTGCCGGCCGCCCCGCCCCATGTCGGCAGCCTCAAACTGCTCAAGCGCGGAACAGCGGTGGTACTGCAGACCGACCTGGAAACCACCCTGCTGCGCCGGGTGCTGGCCGCCATCAGCCGCAGTGAACAACAGCGCTGGCCCGCCGGCAAACCGGGACATGACGCCATGCTCGCCTATCTCGACATGCTGAGCGCCGCCGCTGCCGCCGCCGAACAACGGGTTGTCGACATTCCCGCCGGAGAAGACCGTCGACGCCGCCTGCAGATCGAATTCATCGCCGCGCCGCCCGACTACCGGCTGGCTTTTTTCCTGCCCGACGGCCGGGGGCAGAGAACGCTGCAGGCCAGCCGCACCATCGGCGCGGAGTTCTGCCTGGCCGAAATGCGGGCCATTCTCGGCGAGCAGCTGAAACTGGACAGCGAGGGGGTCGACAGAATCCTGGGGCCCCTGTTGCAACAGCACACCAAGGAGCAACCATGA
- a CDS encoding chloride channel protein, which produces MTMNPYLLLKNFLQEMDVRSMGRPLLLSSLVGIVAGLGALFFYAGVHWANELFLSGWAGYHPPPISTDLSDASPIISLAMEYRWFLFLIPALGGLVSGYLVFKYAPEAEGHGTDGAIDAFHNKGGQIRGRVPIIKSIASIVTIGTGGSAGKEGPIAQIGAGFGSFLAAKLKLDAADRRILLLAGMAGGIGATFRAPLGGALFAVEVLYQDPEFEHEGLIPSIIASIVAYSLFGSLTGWQPLLVTPHFVFEHPRELVLFFVLGILCASVGKFYVKFFYGVQKLFHAIRIDPIFKPAIGGLLLGLLALAVPQVLGSGYGMVQAALYGKVAIWVMLVVAFAKIVATSLTISSGGSGGVFAPSLVIGAMLGGAFGLAAEALFPAMVLDPRAYVLIGMAGFFAGVSNTPIATLIMVSELTGNYALLAPLMLVCVVAMIAFRKNTIYCKQVASRIDSPAHLGDFVIDVLEGLKVADLAEYGRKPHQVAEHKTLSDILEEIADAEGAYYPIVDSNGNMTGIFSVNDIRRILAEDLPPTLVLARDIANANVITARPDETLTDVLRKLTSRGLEEIPVMNISDPRKVHFMLSRRAVLARYASELEKRKGR; this is translated from the coding sequence ATGACTATGAACCCCTACCTGCTGCTGAAAAACTTCCTGCAAGAAATGGATGTCCGCTCCATGGGGCGGCCGCTGCTGTTGTCGTCGCTGGTCGGCATCGTCGCCGGACTCGGCGCGCTGTTCTTCTACGCCGGGGTCCACTGGGCCAACGAGCTGTTCCTCAGCGGCTGGGCCGGCTATCATCCGCCGCCGATCTCCACGGATCTCTCCGACGCCTCGCCGATCATCTCGCTGGCGATGGAGTACCGCTGGTTCCTGTTCCTGATTCCGGCCCTCGGCGGGCTGGTCTCCGGCTACCTGGTCTTCAAATACGCTCCGGAGGCCGAGGGGCACGGCACCGACGGCGCCATCGACGCCTTTCACAACAAGGGCGGGCAGATCCGCGGCCGGGTGCCGATCATCAAGTCGATCGCCTCGATCGTCACCATCGGCACCGGCGGCAGCGCCGGCAAGGAGGGTCCGATCGCCCAGATCGGTGCCGGGTTCGGTTCCTTTCTTGCCGCGAAACTGAAACTGGATGCCGCCGACCGCCGCATCCTGCTGCTGGCCGGGATGGCCGGCGGCATCGGCGCCACTTTCCGCGCCCCGCTGGGCGGCGCCCTGTTCGCCGTCGAAGTCCTCTACCAGGACCCGGAATTTGAACATGAAGGTCTGATCCCGAGCATCATCGCCTCGATCGTCGCCTACTCGCTGTTCGGCAGTCTGACCGGCTGGCAGCCGCTGCTGGTCACCCCGCACTTCGTCTTCGAACATCCCCGCGAGCTGGTGCTGTTCTTCGTGCTCGGCATCCTCTGCGCCAGCGTCGGCAAGTTCTACGTCAAGTTTTTCTACGGCGTGCAGAAACTGTTTCACGCCATCCGCATCGACCCGATCTTCAAACCGGCCATCGGCGGCCTGCTGCTCGGCCTGCTGGCCCTGGCGGTACCGCAGGTACTCGGCTCCGGCTACGGCATGGTGCAGGCCGCCCTCTACGGCAAGGTCGCCATCTGGGTGATGCTGGTGGTCGCCTTCGCCAAGATCGTCGCCACCAGCCTAACCATCTCGTCGGGCGGCTCCGGCGGCGTTTTCGCCCCCTCGCTGGTGATCGGCGCGATGCTCGGCGGCGCCTTCGGACTGGCCGCCGAGGCCCTGTTTCCGGCGATGGTTCTGGACCCCCGCGCCTACGTGCTGATCGGCATGGCCGGCTTCTTCGCCGGGGTCTCCAACACTCCCATCGCCACCCTGATCATGGTCTCCGAACTGACCGGCAACTACGCCCTGCTGGCGCCGCTGATGCTGGTCTGCGTGGTGGCGATGATCGCCTTCCGCAAGAACACCATCTACTGCAAACAGGTCGCCAGCCGGATCGACTCCCCCGCCCACCTCGGCGATTTCGTCATCGACGTGCTGGAAGGACTGAAGGTCGCGGACCTGGCGGAATACGGCCGGAAACCCCACCAGGTGGCCGAACACAAGACTCTCTCCGACATCCTCGAAGAGATCGCCGACGCCGAGGGCGCCTACTACCCGATCGTCGACAGCAACGGCAATATGACCGGCATTTTCTCGGTCAACGACATCCGCCGCATCCTCGCCGAGGATCTGCCGCCGACCCTGGTGCTGGCGCGCGACATCGCCAACGCCAACGTCATCACCGCCCGCCCCGACGAGACCCTCACCGACGTGCTGCGCAAGCTGACCAGCCGTGGGCTGGAAGAGATCCCGGTGATGAACATCAGCGACCCGCGCAAGGTACACTTCATGCTCTCCCGCCGCGCCGTACTGGCCCGCTACGCCAGCGAACTGGAAAAACGCAAGGGCCGGTAG
- a CDS encoding YceI family protein — protein MRVLIILATLLLLSVPAIATPLSGKCEILFFGSSTLHDFEGKGSCAPFTLEIEPDGNLDDTGIAVPVASMDTDNDSRDENMREMFEADKYPRIIGHLQSTAVKDLRTQLHHAFDNGGTFPLSLRIRDTEQQLNARVLQLVDTPKAFSVDFEFPLSLDSYHLDPPSILFISVDDEIRVQVKLHLAPLPTRWQP, from the coding sequence ATGCGCGTCCTGATCATCCTGGCGACACTGCTTCTGCTGAGTGTCCCGGCCATCGCCACGCCCCTGTCGGGGAAATGTGAAATCCTCTTTTTCGGTTCTTCAACCCTGCACGACTTTGAGGGCAAAGGCAGCTGCGCCCCCTTCACCCTCGAAATAGAGCCGGACGGCAACCTCGACGACACCGGCATCGCCGTTCCGGTCGCCTCCATGGACACCGACAACGACAGTCGCGACGAAAATATGCGCGAGATGTTCGAAGCGGACAAATATCCGCGCATCATCGGCCACCTGCAATCGACGGCTGTCAAAGACCTGCGCACCCAGCTGCACCATGCTTTCGACAACGGCGGCACCTTCCCGCTGTCGCTGCGCATCCGTGACACCGAACAGCAGCTGAACGCCAGGGTGCTGCAACTGGTCGATACCCCCAAGGCCTTCAGCGTCGATTTTGAATTCCCGCTGTCGCTGGACAGCTATCACCTGGATCCCCCGTCGATCCTGTTCATCTCCGTTGACGACGAGATCAGGGTTCAGGTCAAACTGCATCTCGCCCCCCTGCCGACCCGCTGGCAGCCCTGA
- a CDS encoding type III polyketide synthase translates to MLPSIHAIATATPDIAYDQKEVGSWMQELAGDNQQRRILKALYRSSGIATRHSVIPGFGRDFFIQGSNGQLAEPGTGARNDIYTREARKLGLKAGHALLEKAAGFTPTEITHVVTASCTGFFNPGLDYYLVRELGLPTSTERYHLGFMGCYAAFPALRMADQFCRANPEAVVLVLCLELCSLHIQLGGREDQLLANALFADGAAAALVSARPPRTGQTVLELERFQSALVPSGETDMAWTVGDKGFDIALSSYVPKILGANIGGVVDELLDAGGSRRDRIGDWAVHPGGKSIIDQVGKALQLRPEQLEAPRAVLRDFGNMSSATILFVLQRLLAESHSAEEQICAMAFGPGLTVELGLLRRRRG, encoded by the coding sequence ATGCTCCCCTCGATCCACGCCATTGCAACCGCCACTCCTGATATCGCCTACGACCAGAAAGAGGTCGGCAGCTGGATGCAGGAACTGGCCGGCGACAACCAGCAGCGCCGCATTCTCAAGGCCCTCTACCGTTCCAGCGGCATTGCCACCCGCCACAGCGTAATTCCCGGTTTCGGCCGGGATTTCTTTATCCAGGGCAGCAACGGACAACTGGCGGAACCCGGCACCGGCGCCCGCAATGACATCTACACCCGCGAAGCCCGGAAGCTCGGTCTCAAAGCCGGGCATGCTCTGCTGGAAAAAGCGGCAGGGTTTACACCGACTGAAATCACCCACGTGGTGACCGCCTCCTGCACCGGCTTCTTCAATCCCGGCCTGGATTATTACCTGGTCCGGGAACTCGGATTGCCCACTTCGACAGAACGCTACCATCTCGGCTTCATGGGCTGTTACGCCGCTTTCCCGGCGCTGCGCATGGCGGACCAGTTCTGCCGGGCGAATCCGGAGGCGGTGGTGCTGGTCCTCTGCCTGGAACTCTGCTCGCTGCATATCCAGCTCGGCGGCCGCGAAGATCAGCTGCTGGCCAACGCGCTGTTCGCCGACGGCGCGGCGGCCGCCCTGGTCAGCGCCCGGCCGCCGCGCACCGGGCAGACGGTCCTCGAACTGGAACGCTTCCAGTCGGCACTGGTGCCATCCGGTGAAACGGACATGGCCTGGACCGTCGGCGACAAGGGCTTCGACATCGCCCTGTCGAGCTACGTACCGAAGATCCTCGGCGCCAACATCGGCGGCGTGGTCGACGAACTGCTGGACGCGGGCGGCAGCCGCCGCGACCGGATCGGCGACTGGGCGGTCCACCCGGGAGGAAAATCGATCATCGACCAGGTCGGCAAGGCCCTGCAGTTGCGTCCGGAGCAGTTGGAAGCCCCCCGCGCGGTGTTGCGCGACTTCGGCAACATGAGCAGCGCCACGATCCTCTTCGTACTGCAGCGGCTGCTGGCCGAAAGCCACAGCGCCGAAGAGCAGATCTGCGCCATGGCCTTCGGCCCCGGGCTGACGGTAGAACTGGGGCTGTTGCGGCGGCGCCGGGGCTAG
- a CDS encoding type II toxin-antitoxin system RelE/ParE family toxin — protein MSYRVRYTRAAKDDIVRLYGFLVEQDLPAARKALDAIEKGVEFLQDFPFTCRKATPEDPLLREMIISFGARGYVVLFEIEDHETVTILAVRHQREEDYH, from the coding sequence GTGAGCTATCGGGTTCGGTATACCAGGGCGGCCAAAGACGACATTGTTCGTCTCTACGGATTTCTGGTTGAGCAGGATCTCCCGGCGGCTCGGAAAGCTCTCGACGCGATTGAAAAGGGGGTTGAGTTTCTGCAGGATTTCCCCTTCACTTGTCGGAAGGCGACCCCCGAAGATCCGCTGCTTCGTGAGATGATCATTTCGTTTGGAGCCAGGGGGTATGTTGTCCTGTTCGAGATCGAGGACCATGAAACTGTCACTATTTTAGCTGTGCGGCACCAACGGGAAGAAGACTACCACTAG
- a CDS encoding cytochrome c3 family protein produces the protein MKNRILVLLGVVLLGGLPGTVRSASIVGSKHDLSWAAKQGEHGLGGLEDYNEICVYCHTPHGANSQNNTPLWNKTFSTAATSYTVYSSSTLDAGTPSPPGQISLLCLNCHDGATGVSAVRNPPNSGWSDTVGLVGHSTMTPGQSFGECGLCHTPAGFYGGSVHDASRSYLLTDLSDDHPIGIGFPDSSKDDAFNLPPGQAGWSDIPLFAGKIECSTCHDVHDPQYQPFLNIDNSGSQLCLRCHKK, from the coding sequence ATGAAGAACCGGATCCTTGTCTTGCTGGGTGTTGTTCTCCTGGGGGGTCTGCCCGGGACTGTCCGCTCCGCCTCCATCGTCGGCTCCAAACATGATCTCTCCTGGGCCGCCAAGCAGGGAGAACACGGACTCGGAGGGCTCGAGGACTACAACGAGATCTGCGTTTACTGTCATACCCCGCACGGCGCCAACTCCCAGAATAACACACCGCTCTGGAACAAGACCTTCAGCACCGCGGCAACGTCCTACACCGTTTACAGCAGCAGTACCCTGGACGCCGGGACCCCTTCTCCTCCCGGGCAGATCTCCCTGTTGTGTCTGAATTGCCATGACGGCGCGACGGGGGTTTCGGCGGTGCGCAACCCGCCCAATTCGGGTTGGAGCGATACGGTGGGCCTGGTCGGGCACTCGACCATGACCCCCGGCCAGAGCTTCGGGGAATGCGGGCTCTGTCATACCCCGGCAGGCTTTTATGGCGGCAGCGTCCATGATGCCTCGAGAAGTTACCTTTTAACCGATCTCAGCGACGACCACCCGATCGGCATCGGCTTTCCGGACAGTTCCAAGGATGATGCCTTCAATCTTCCCCCCGGCCAGGCAGGTTGGAGCGACATCCCGCTCTTTGCCGGCAAGATCGAATGTTCGACCTGCCACGATGTCCATGATCCGCAGTACCAGCCCTTCCTGAACATTGACAACAGCGGCAGCCAGTTGTGCCTGCGCTGCCACAAGAAGTAG
- a CDS encoding NUDIX hydrolase, translating into MSRPLHTVIVSCLVRNTSGEILLIRHPRRGWELPQGHVEAGEELPTAAVREVREETGIEIRIERLAAIFSKLEPQPSAVIFGFLGMATGGQPTTSEESLEVGWFDEQTARKLPEHPVNRTRLAELLDQSGSIRYRAYSMGPYRPKPGRDLG; encoded by the coding sequence ATGAGTCGTCCGCTGCATACCGTCATCGTCAGCTGCCTGGTGCGCAACACATCCGGCGAGATCCTGCTGATCCGTCACCCGCGGCGCGGCTGGGAATTGCCGCAGGGACACGTCGAGGCGGGGGAGGAGCTGCCGACGGCGGCAGTCCGGGAGGTTCGGGAAGAGACCGGTATCGAGATCAGGATCGAACGCCTGGCGGCCATCTTCTCCAAGCTCGAGCCACAACCGTCGGCGGTGATTTTCGGTTTTCTGGGAATGGCCACCGGTGGACAACCGACCACCAGCGAAGAGAGTCTTGAAGTCGGCTGGTTCGACGAACAGACAGCGCGAAAGCTGCCGGAGCACCCGGTCAATCGCACCCGCCTGGCCGAACTGCTCGACCAGTCCGGCAGCATCCGCTACCGGGCCTACAGCATGGGCCCCTACCGGCCGAAGCCCGGCCGGGATCTCGGCTGA
- a CDS encoding YlcI/YnfO family protein, giving the protein MKSATIPSLRVEPELRKAAENVLREGETLSGFMEASLRAGIRHRIEQQEFIARGLAAKDEALQTGEYYSAETVHDELRSMLSRAEENGRK; this is encoded by the coding sequence ATGAAATCAGCCACAATCCCATCCTTGAGAGTTGAGCCTGAACTGCGCAAGGCCGCTGAAAATGTCTTACGTGAAGGGGAAACGCTCTCCGGCTTTATGGAAGCATCATTGCGGGCTGGTATCCGGCACCGCATAGAACAGCAGGAATTTATCGCTCGGGGGTTGGCCGCTAAAGATGAGGCTCTGCAAACCGGGGAATACTATTCAGCAGAGACTGTTCATGATGAGTTGCGTTCAATGCTCTCTCGTGCGGAAGAGAATGGCCGAAAGTGA
- a CDS encoding 6-bladed beta-propeller: MAPAAGIRPGSVWLLALLLLFAGGCARSVERSRVVWPPPPESPRFEYIGCFSSPLDLQPRKNSLLKRISEGDASGHLLAPFGISELPDGNLLVVDQQARTIYRYDLERGKVSPLVGAKVLKQPLDLAVGPEGTIYVADGKRILKLDQVGRILGTLGRGVLKHPSYLAYSRQRKLLYVSDSLACRILVFAPDGTLVQSFGSRGTGPGELFSPQGLALDEQGRIYVADFFNARIAIFDGDGQYLRQIGRRGGEPWNFSGPRDLAFDSEGHLHVLDSRKHALMSFNREGRLLLVIGGGPTVHPLGFGLPTAIWIDGNDRFFISERYNSRVSIWQYLNPAYLARNPL; the protein is encoded by the coding sequence GTGGCCCCGGCCGCCGGCATTCGGCCGGGGAGCGTTTGGCTGCTGGCGCTGCTGCTTCTCTTTGCCGGCGGCTGCGCCCGTTCGGTGGAGCGGTCCCGCGTGGTCTGGCCGCCTCCCCCGGAGTCGCCCAGGTTCGAGTACATAGGGTGCTTCTCCTCACCTCTCGATTTGCAGCCGAGGAAAAACAGCCTGCTGAAAAGGATCTCGGAAGGGGATGCTTCGGGGCACCTGCTGGCGCCGTTCGGGATTTCCGAGTTGCCCGACGGCAACCTGCTGGTTGTCGACCAGCAGGCGCGCACCATCTACCGCTACGATTTAGAGCGGGGCAAGGTCAGCCCCCTGGTCGGCGCCAAGGTGCTGAAACAGCCGCTGGACCTGGCCGTCGGCCCGGAGGGGACCATCTATGTTGCCGACGGAAAACGAATCCTGAAGCTCGACCAGGTGGGGCGCATCCTCGGAACTCTCGGCCGTGGCGTGTTGAAGCACCCCAGCTACCTTGCCTACAGCCGGCAGCGCAAGCTGCTCTACGTGAGCGACAGCCTTGCCTGCCGGATCCTGGTTTTCGCCCCGGATGGAACCCTTGTCCAGTCCTTCGGAAGCAGGGGCACCGGGCCGGGCGAGCTGTTTTCCCCCCAGGGGCTGGCACTCGATGAGCAGGGGCGTATCTACGTGGCGGATTTCTTCAACGCCCGGATCGCGATTTTCGACGGCGATGGGCAATATCTCCGTCAGATTGGCCGGCGTGGAGGGGAACCCTGGAATTTTTCCGGGCCGAGGGACCTCGCTTTCGACAGCGAGGGACACCTGCATGTCCTCGACAGCCGCAAGCACGCGCTGATGAGTTTCAACCGCGAAGGCAGGCTGTTGCTGGTCATCGGCGGCGGCCCGACGGTCCATCCGCTCGGCTTCGGCCTGCCGACGGCGATCTGGATCGACGGCAACGACCGCTTTTTCATCAGCGAACGCTATAACAGCAGGGTTTCGATCTGGCAGTATCTCAATCCCGCCTATCTCGCCCGCAATCCTCTCTAG